GAGCCGTGCTGTTGATAAGCGTGAACAATAATCGCTGGGTGATGTCGGCGTTTGTCGTGAAGTTCTTAGTGTTCACGATCATGAGTGGATCATTGACGGTGGTGGCCGCGAGAAAATTCTTGTTGGAGAACTTGAGCATGCAGGGATCGTAGTACACGGCGGCATTCTTTTTGTACGGGCAGAGCTGCCGGAGGTCCTGAAACGCGGTGGTTACACAGCTCTCGCAGGCGGAGGCGTTAGAGTCCCCGCGGCAGAGCGTGAGGGCGTAGACAACGTCCGGAACATTGCCCATGATGCCGGTTGCAAAGAGGGTGGTGCTGGACGCTGCTTTCTTCGGGAGGGTTGAAGAGAGGAGACCGAGGTTGGCTTCATAGATGCTATTAGATTTATAGTCGTCGCTCTTGCTGCAGGATGACCATTGAGCAGCGGCGAGAGGCACGAGGagcaggaggagagggaggagagggaggaTAACCATGGCCATCCATGGGTGACAAGGCAGATGCACGGATGGTTGGAACTTCATCGCCAGGGAACTTCTAGGAGAAACTGAGGACTCTAAAAAAATGAGACAACAAAATTATTTTAGAACGAGAACATAATCAACTAACCAAAAACAATGTAGAGAACGAGAAAACGCGGGGACATACCTTGAAGCTCCAGCTCCACAAGTTCTACTTAAGTCTGGATGATGGCCGTGTACCTCAagagatgcagaggccaggggtattccttcttttcaaaaaggaaaaaaactgaAGTCTGGATCATCAACAAGTGATGACACACCAACCTAAAAAACAGAGGGAAAATGTCCATCTTGTCACACCTGCAAAGACAGCACATGgtggccatatcccgtggtttctcTTTCTTAATGCTATTGCTGGCAAAAATTCACAGAATTTAAAACCTGTGGAGCTAGAATAATATGTTCTTTTGTCTGCGGCATCGGGCCATCAAGATCACCACCAACCACTTGAGCAGCTCTAGTGATCAGGTTCTAAATATCACGCTGCAAAATTGTCGTGCAAGCATCAGAGAAGTGTGTGCTCGCCAATTAATAAGAGATCCAAATGCTCAAAATTTCAGAATTCAGATGCCATATGTAGCCCTTCAGACATCAGGGGTTAAGCTGGAACTTTAGGAAGTCCACTCCAAGCCAAAACACGCTTGGATAGGCACCCGAAAATTCTCAACTCAATAAAGAATCTAGCCCCGCAAAAGAAAATTTTTAAGGGCTTACGCTTACCACTGGATTATGGATTGGGACTGTAGATAGTTCGTTGAGGCTTATGGATTATGGATCGGGGCCTATTCGACCACAGAGCTCTGCATTGCAAGAGAAGCTGTCTTAAACCATGAGAAAAAGGGGAGAGAAAAAAAGGTGATTTGGTACAGAGCTTACCACAGGAAGTGGAAGGACGATGGCATCGCCGGAACGTGACCTCCGCCCTCGTTCCCGGCACTTCGCCGCCGGCGCTCGCAAATGTATCCTCTGCAGTCTGCTCCAGGGGGCGCAGCCAGGAGATAAATCGTGAGCCTGGGAACGGAGGGAGGAGCAACTCGAATACTCGATTCAGTGGAGGATGTCGGCGGCAGTGGAGGACGAGGAGGGCAATGATTGGTTTACTGCGAGTCTCCGCCCGTCTCTCTCCCAGTGCCGACCAGCTAGCTCAGTAGGCTCACATGTGCGGTGCGGGTTCTCTTTCGTGTCAGCCTTGGCCGCGTCCACCCTATCAATAGCCGCCGCAGCAGTGTAGTAGTACTCAGACCACATGGCTGAAAATGATTTTGGAGCTGTTTAGCTCCTAGCCATATCTTGCCACACTTTATCTTTGTTTTCTGACATATGCAAACTCCGTCTCGATTCTCTCAACATAGCTGATCCAAGCCCAAAAAAAATCATCTGGTACTACTtttaggggctgtttggattgcgTTTATTTTTATCATATATTGCCATgttatttttgccacacttgtctTACTTGAGTTGCTTAAATTGTTAGTCACATTTTGGCTTGCCTAaaaaaatcttgccacacttttcgaTGGGTCAAATTTGCCCATTGTGGTTGTAAATGCCCTAAAGGCATTGAACTTTGAAATTCAATCAAATGATTTCAGGCTGGCTTTGCCCGTCATAGTACATTAAATAGTTAAAACTCAGCCAATATTATGGAGATCAAACAAAAGGGCTTTGTTGGCAGCGCTACGCGTCGTCCAGCTGAACTCGCATCGGAACGACCGCCTCCAGAGCTGTTGGACCCCGCATGCAATAGCTGTTTTGATTTGAGCGGCGTCAGTTGCGGTTTAGGGTTTGCAGCATAAGTCATGTTGCGCTTGGTTTACAACATGATCCATGTTGAACCCTCTTTGCAAACACCTGACAGGTTTGAACGGGTTTGCAAAATGAGTCATGATGCGCTTAGGGGTTTGCAACATGACCCATGTTGAGATTGCTTTCCAAACACCTGCAACATTTGGGCAGTTTTGCAACATGAGCCATGTCGTGCTCGAGGTATGCAACATGACCCATGTTGTGCTCGCTTGTTGCAACAGTGATGGTGTTAGCGCAGGTCCTTTCTGTAACTGGCATCCGCTTCCATTCTTTGTAGTAGCGAGGCGCGTCGATGAGCGGCAACAGAACACCTAGCAAGCGCATGCGCCACAGCCTGGCTAGAAGAACGTAGCAACATCACGACGACTAGGCAACAACATCACGGCGAGCGGCCATGCATTAGCACGGCACTCTCCTTTGGATCAGGCCCGCAACTGACTGGCAGTGATGGTTGTTGCGTGTGGGTAATTCATTGCATGGCGACAACAAGGAAAAAACATGGCGATATGAGAGAGATGAACGAGGGAGAGAAAGATAGGGAGAGTAGAGGAAGGGCATAAGATGCATCGAGGCGATTCTGGAGAAAGAAAGGGAGATTAGAGAAAGGCTTGTAACTTGCCCTCTCCCTCTAGAATGTTTGAGTAGTTGTATTAGTTCTTGAGGATTTGGATGAATCGTTGCATGATTAGCACTTGATTGAATAAGTGATCCGATCATTCTCGATATATCTGTTATGTTGATTGTCTCATGGTGTTGAGCGTTATCCCCTTGTGGACTAGAGGTAATTAATATTGGTGTGACGAGTGGTTGAGGAGTAGGTATAGTGACACGGCCTTACTCCCTTCGTCCACGATCATCGCAAGAGGGATTAGTGGAGAACCCTAGAACTTAATGTCGTGTCCACGGGGGGAACCCTTAATCATTGTTGTGGTAACCAAAGTGTGGGCACGCGGTGGTAGCACGAGTGTACTCAATAACCGGACTGGGGATGCGTACTTTATTGGCTCCGCCCACGCGAGATCATATCAAGTGGATTAGTGATACCAATGTAGAGCCACGTTTTTGCATGTGTTGTTAGTGTCATACTCGTGGTGATGACTCCGGATCCCTCGAGAACGTTTACTACTCAGACACTTGTGCTATAGTTTAGTCTCTTCAATTTTCTGTCTTTTATTTTTCCATTTGTAGTTTAGTTAAAACCTCCTTTTTATTTATCTTCCTAGCAACTGACCAAAGGAGAGTGTCTTCAAACTCCGGTTTGGGCGCGTACGTAGAAATGATAATGTAGTTGTGAAGTTTGTGATGCCTTCCTATTTGTTCCCTGTGGGTTCGACACTTTCCTTATTGCAAAAGTGCTACAACAGCCCTGTGCACTTGTAGGACATCATCAGTCCCGTCTAAATTTTGAACACGGATGTGTGACCATGCTGCAAAAATACGGGTCAAGCACACACCAGTTTGTTCATGTACCGGCCGTCGGCACTCGTGTATATACGTCCAGCCTCTCCAACACTTGCGCAAAGTATGCAATGTACATTGAGAGGCAACGCCCTGCTGGCCAGGGTGGTGGTATGTTGTCACATACGCAGGAACGGAGCAATGTATCAAGAGGCAACAGAAGGTTGCAGGGGTGGGGTACGCAGCAATGGTGAACCTGGAACGTGGCACTATACATCGAGAGGCCATAGCTTCGGGATGGGGTATCGTGCTATGACTGAAATGGCTTTTTGTGCATCAAGAGGCAGCCGACTATGGCCATAATGGGTCCTATTCATCGAGAGACAACGACTTTGGAGTGGGGGTAACGCGCTATGGCCGCAACGGGATTCTGTGCATTGTGAGCTTGCCGGCAACGGCCGCAACGGGttctggattagtcctctctcttctCATTTAAGGCTGGCCCCAATGgggagtaacatagagtagtaacatacaTGCCACGTAAGCATGTtgtatgttactactctatgttactacctccacaatGGGTGGTAACTTATGGGTGGTAACTTAGAGGGTTTATTTATTGTTTTTATGGGATCTATAGTAGTACTTCAACTTTGTGATCTATATGTGGCATGTATCAACAAAACTTGTGTTTTCCGATACTTATGGATAAATAAAAGAACACAAATTTGGATCATAACAAATAATAAAGTATAATATTATATTATTGAAATATATAGAACATATTTAGCAATACATCGATCAAGACTTGGATATAATCTATTCGCGCCCAAACTTTCTCCATATATGCTCAATCAAATCATTTTTAAGAGCCTTATGCGTTGGACGATCACGAACTCTAACATCTCTTTCAAGTACCTCGGCAAATTCTGATATGTCACCATGAGTAAATACCGAAGGAAGGGCATTCGATGAGCATGCTTCATAATTCAAGTCAAGAATATTTCCCGCCTCTTCTTGTTCATCATCGACTATCATGTTGTGTAGAATGATGCATGCCAACATAATATTATTGAGATCACCCCGTTCATATAAACGTGCCGGAAGCGGTAAAATAGACCATCGCGCCTACAACACACCAAATGCACGTTCCACGTCCTTTCTTGCTCCCTCTTGATGTTTCGCAAACAACTTGTGCGGTTACTTGGTGTGGCAGTATTGTATAGAGCAGCAATGTCATCCCAAAACTGCTCAGACTTCTTTTCGTTCCCATCAATGGGATTGAGTGAACGAATATCCTTACCAGTCTCTCATGTTCCTCGGGTGTATAGGGCAGACGATATGCAGTCCTAGCTTGCTCCCGATTCGTCGGCATCTACACTCTTgaccttccttttctttttctttgaatcAACTTTGGTGGGAGCAGACTGAGATGAAACATTAGAgtgcggtggtggcggtggtgttgAAAAGGGATCATGTGGGGAAGCACCAACAAAGTGCAAATTCTCCATATTTTGGTATCCTTGTTCATGATGGTGCATTGGCTGAGGTTGAAAATTGTAAGGATTCATGGGCGGTAATTGTCCAAAACTTAGCAGGCCTTCAGGTGCAGAGGTATACATCGGCCTCCTATTATATTGTAAATATCATAATTAAGAAAGCATTGTCCAAAGCTTGCTATTAGAAACTTTTTTCTGTTCTAATCATTGCAAGAAAAAagtacaaacaaacaagcaaaggACATCCAAGTTCAAGTGTCTGATATAGTAGTAAACCGTTTGCACAATAAGCAAACAGACACACATCACGGGGGACTTGCATATCCTGCTACGTCCACAGCGAAATCCGATTCAACAAGCAAAAACCTGAAGAATTGCAATGGTCTAATGCTACAGAAATTAAGGCTAAGACTTCAGAGTCTCTTTGCTTCAACACGCACACATGCTGAATTAGGTACTCGAGCTATAGAAATTACAATTACCTAATGCTGCTCTATAACCCAAATAGAATTACATAATGCTGCATACTCGAGCTACAGAAATTGTAATTGCCAAAGATTGAATTAAAGCAGAAATTTTATACCATGTAGGGTTGGCTGAGGAGGATTCCATGAGAGGCGGGTATAGGTGTGGCGGTGTCGACGGGCTGGCCGAGGATCTTGTCGGGGCGCCGGGGTAGAAGAGAAGCTGTGGAGAGCGGCTGGCGAACGAGCTTGCTGTGGCGCCGGGGGAgtgctgcggcggcggcgaggtggccgaTGGCCGGACTTGCGCGGCGTCCTTACGGGCACCGGACTTGGCCATGAATCTGGTGGCTTTGCGCCGCCTGCCAGAGCCGCCGCCGGCCGGCAAGACGGAGTGCGGGGCGCCGGAGCTCCAAGGCGGCAGGGAGGGAGAAGGATGAGGCCCAGCCGTGGAGGAAGAGAAAGTCACACGGGTGGGGATTTTCTTGGTTGCTTCGCCGCCCGCACACAGGATCGATTAGCATTAATTTTTTCTCGTATGCAGCGCTATGTTACCGGAACTAGCTAAGTTCCTCCAAAGCTCTCTCTCTTCATTTAATCAATGCCACGTAGGAATTTTTGCTGAGTTGGACCCGAAGTTCTTGCTGAAGTTCTCTGCATTGGGGCCAGCCTAACTCCTCTTTTTTAACATATGCGAGTTCGGAATTGGAGAGTttgaaggataataaatgctcattaaattGATTTTAgcatctttagtatttggatccaag
The Triticum dicoccoides isolate Atlit2015 ecotype Zavitan chromosome 3A, WEW_v2.0, whole genome shotgun sequence genome window above contains:
- the LOC119273149 gene encoding leucine-rich repeat extensin-like protein 3, translated to MAKSGARKDAAQVRPSATSPPPQHSPGATASSFASRSPQLLFYPGAPTRSSASPSTPPHLYPPLMESSSANPTWRPMYTSAPEGLLSFGQLPPMNPYNFQPQPMHHHEQGYQNMENLHFVGASPHDPFSTPPPPPHSNVSSQSAPTKVDSKKKKRKVKSVDADESGAS